The DNA region AGAATAATTCATGTCCagataattaatataatttataacttataattttaaattgttaaacgGCAAAAATAGTATGTATAGTAGCCTCACAAACCCGAAATTTACCAATCAATCTCACCAACAATGAATTATTCatcaacaaacataaaaatcGGAATAGAACATCTTAAAATGAATGACGGGCAGGGGCAGGTGCAAAAGCTGGAGCAGAGGCAATACTGAGATCGAAGGCGGAAACAGAAGCCGGGCCAGGGGCAGATTCAATCGCGACCTGGCCTGCGCTCGAGCTCGACAGTTCAAGCATTGCCCTGTGAGGGTTTGTCCTTTGCTTCTCGCATAAATCGGGTAGAAACACTCCTGCCAATGTAACAATAATTAATGAccttatattaatcatttactattaaaatttgttaatgaattttttttaagtatctacatttttttaacatatatattaaagtttatatgAATAGATTTATAGTGAAACGATTTATACTAATACAAAACGTTTAATTAACAAATCATATCAAACAGTACATAATAACTAGTTTTCTTGAAATTTTGAacaaagaataataaaattatatactttGGTTGAACTTGAAGGAGAGGGAAAACTGTCACAAGGAAGGTATTTATTCAGAACTGGTGAACattcaatttcaaaaaaaaaactataaaaaaaaaatcaccttttttatattattttgtttgtttttttgtttttctaatttacaattgttattttctatctatttcaaaaaataaagtatctatcattaaatatcattaaaaaaaatattttatttttgttagattctgataataaatgaattcaaaGCAAGTCAGTGCTGGTACATTTTGAAGAAAAGTATTTTCTTCACAAATgaattataagattaataaaacaaaataggcTATCAATATTACTTCAATAAATAACCTAACTTTTTCCAATTTAAATCGGAGCAAAATTATTGAgctatttaaataactttgttaaaacttaaattatgaAAGTTTCGGTTATTTagtaaataactttaaatatattaatatataatataaaaataataatttaaagtaaaatacattatattttaatatttgattaatgtgattaattatgaaccataaaaaaaacttcaattatttgaaacttattcatataactcaaatcaaataagaaaataaaaattaaattttgaataaaagtaaaaataaaatcattgaaAGAAcattgagaaaaagaaaattgatttgattgattttgaattttatggTATAATGAAAAAGTTAACTAATCCCTCTTAAAAACTCATCCCCAATTCAATCAAATTGATTTCAATAATCATTGAATTTAGATTTCAATGCCTAAGTTAAACTCTTACATTTGATTTACCATTGTTTAGTTGATTAATCAAAGTattcttaacaaatttaatatttcaaatgataccaaatataatttaaaagttaaagtaTACCTTCGCCGGCTGCCAAGTTAAAGTAAAGGTCAACAATGTTGGGACAATAGAAAAAACAATCCTTGGAACAGAGCATAGAAGTAAATTGTGGCTCCAACAAAGCGTCGGATGATATTCCGACGGTTTTCCTGTCAACTCCACAGGCTGCGATGCAAGATTGGCTCTCAATATGGTCGGCCATCATCGGAACCACCACCTCCGACGAACTACACTGAAATTCCATTTGACCGTCACCGTTCTTGAAATTCTCCAACAAACATCTCTTCCCCGATGATGCTACTGAAAATGCGCACACATCTACCGGCAAATTCTCGCATGTCATCTCACCTAAATAAGGGGCGTCGCGAGAAATTAGAGTTAAGAGACTTCAACGTAAAAATGAAATTAGGACTTTAActtattgtaaaaaaattacaaaagaaaatacaatTAGGGAGAATCAAATATAAGGTAAAATCTACACTATTTGTCTTAGTACCGCCTCGATATAGATCCAAACATGCATTAACTATATATGATTgtgatatacaaatatataacaAGCATAcaaaaagttaattagaaacTCGAGATCATAACAAAAGAGATCAAATTGATAGAGATCATGCATTATTACCCATGATCTCTTGGAGGAAGATGGATAATAAGAGAACCATCGACAATTTGTTCGAAGAAACCATGTTGGAAAATTGTGAATGTTTGAACACCAAATTTGGTTTGGATGAATAATTTGGAGAAAACAAGGCAAATGGGAGAATATTTATACACAAGATTTAATGGGACAGGTTTTGGACTTTGGAATTGGGGGAGAGGGTGAAAGGGTACATTGTATTTCCCCACGTCTTCTAGACGTGACTTTGTTTTCTTGTCACTCAATCAAATATTCTTCTTagcaaaagaaaagaaaaatcatatattcttttcttttttaaatgattttcttttttttttaattcacaaTGTAATGTGACAGTTGGAATATTGATCAATTgcaaaaaaacatacaaaaattaGTATATTACAAGTCGtataaaacaaaaagaaagataaaaaaattaacatagaGACAGGAAACTTCTTAGCTGAAAGATTTTTTAAAGCTATCTCTATTACTTAAATTGTATTTTCaaatgagtttatttatttttaattattagttgtttattttattggaaagtttgatttttttaatattaaaatatttatatgattctGTGACTGATTTTgcaaacaattttaataatgattCAACATTTATATGGACAgaatattattaggtcaagtatTCTTCTATAAAATAGAACATGTTATTATTAAGGACTTTTATTATTACTAGCATTTAGCCTGTGCATTttcacgagtaataatataacaaaactgtgaaaaaaattaaagattatattttttattttattattaaccgttttaattttatgggtgggtcaacccacaatccgacctaagtatctattatatattaattagttaaaaagttgatcttataataatattaaaacgtctcgcgtttatcaaatttggtgttgaatttaaaatataaagtctttgtaacttaattggttaaagagttgtacttgttttgttaggttacaagttcgaaacatacctctagcattttttattttatttttaaccgttttaaatttaaaaacgggtcaacccacaatccgacccaagtatccaaattaaccacagctctcgacccggcaatccggacactttaaaaattaagcatcattatatatatagattagcgAGATCTTTATCAATCGGTACATTACTtactataatgaaaaaaaaagttattatataagATAGAGtgtaaataaaatgtaatattagCCTAAGGGTCATACTAAACTTACCAACAAATATGGAGGATGGTTTTATTAACGTATTCATCTCTATATTTGTTGATCATATACCGtggaattatatttattttattttttattttaaaaggttcaaatacattacaaaaataataaaataaattcgtTTAGGCataacaacaaaataaataataataaataaaaaaatacaacatattaaaaaaataataaaataaaatgttccCTATCaactaacataaaaaaaaatctaatttattgaTATCAgataatctaacaaaatcaataaattcACCAAATAGCCTTACCAATTTCCTCGAGAATATatctcataataataataataataataaataaacgcATCAACACCGCAATTATTGAAGTTCTATggttttttcaaattaaatagtttatgaGAAAATAATCGGGATATGAATTAATCGACTCAATTCAACCGAAGTCACGATTTCAATCCAAACTTTCTAACAATCAACATCGATGTTAATTGACTCAGACATTACTCACTCAAGCCCAACTTGAAAGTTGGGTATCGTCGGtcatatataacatttatctttttttattatttttaatattttttataaaacaatataaaaagaggagtgatagagtaagggaatttagtgagggaatttggtgagggaatgacgtggcattaCCTTCATTGgttagaaaatgtaaaagtgggaggaaagagagaaaagagagaaattatttgatttttcagcgaataagattatgccacgtcattccctcaccaaattccctctcctaatcatttctcatataaaaaatatataatatttcaatgttaaaatcaataaaaataccTTAAACTTAATTGATTAGTTAtctaaatttaagaaaaaaaacatattttaaataattttgtagtGACATCAGAAAGGTAATATCGGTACTATACTCACTCAATATAAGTATGTTCGGTTTGAGGTGTTGTCTACATGTAACACATCAAAATTTCTTTCGGACAACGTTCTATTAAATAGAAGTTGATTGAACAGTAATTATTGAACGTTTTtctacttatataaatatatataattaataatttaaatcagagaataaatatgaatttatattttaaagatgaTGTCCCGAAAAATTGACATAGCCCCCACAAACCCATAAGGTTCCGAGGTGTTTAATTACAACAATGAATTATTCATCAACAAACACATAAACCGCCATAGAATACAAAACAAATGTAAATATCTCTTAAAAGAAACGAGGGGTAGGGGCAAAAGCCGGGGCAGTTGCAACATCGAGACCGAAGGCAGAGGCAGAGGCCGGGCCAGGGGCAGATTCAATCGCGACTTGGCCTGCGCTCGAGCTCGATAGCTCCAGCATTGCCCTGTGAGGGTGTGTCCTCTGTTTCTCACACAAATCCGGTAGAAACACTCCTGCAAACCAAATTAATTACTTCATTTAATCATGTATTAATAAATTGTCAcaaattttaactataataattaCCTTCCCCGGCTGCCAAGTTAAAGTAAAGATCAACAATGTTGGGACAATTATAAAAACAGTCCTTGGAACAGAGCATAGAAGTAAACTGTGGCTCCAACAAAGAGTCGGATGATATTCCGACGGTTTTCCGGTCAACACCACAGGCTGCGATGCAAGATTGGGTCTCAATATGCTCGGCCATCATCGGAACCACCACCTCCGACGAACTGCACTGGAATTCCATTTGACCGTCTCCGTTCTTGAAATTCTCCAACAAACATCTCTTCCCCGATGATGCTACTGAGAATGCGCACACATCTACCGGCAAAGTCTCGCATATTATCTCACCTATATATCATCCAAACATACGTTAATTAGTTAGATATTGATCATcaaaaagttaattagaaacTTAGGATACTTACCCATGATTCCTTGGAGGAAGATGGAACAAGATAATAAAAGGATCATCGAGAATTTGCTTGAAGAAGCCATGATGATCCAGAGAGATGGATGTTGGAGAATATATTGATGTTTAAACACCAAATAGGGGAGCTTGGTTTGGATGAATAATTTGGAGAGAAAGGAAAGGGGAGAATGTGTTTATATACGAGAATGGAATTAGACTTTGGACTTAGGGGttggaggagatgaagagaaAGGGTGCATGATATTTTCCCACGTCTTCTAGTCGTGACTTGTTGTTCTCTTCTTTAttcctttaaataatttttattagtttgaaAGTATTATTCTAATTTCTATTACTtgtaacaataattattttgaaaagaaattttGTTGTAAGGTTTTTAAAAAGTGAAACTTTTTATTTGTGTGAGATGAGCATGAAgatcaagaattttttttttgaaaggagACGCATTTACTATATAGTTAATGTTCTTGAGAGGCTAGGGTTGGGTATATTAGATCATTTTTTTGGgttctcaattttttatttataaaataattttgagtctataaattatttttctagaatTCATATACACCCTCattgtgaaaaatgtgtcataTCAATTGgacccaaaataattaaatttcaaactattttaaataataaataagaatatacaaaataaataaagaggcttaataatagattaattaaattaaatatatttattattaatggtattgtgtttattttgcagaaattaaaaataaagacagCTGGAATCACCGAATCAGAAACCGACCAGACGGTCGGATAACCGACATGCCAACCGGCAGCACCCAGCAACCAAGTTAGGGTAAGTAAACTTAAGACATAAATACCCAAACCCGACTTTGGGGTTGAGTTTTGGGTTAGCCATTTTTTTTGCTTCTACTCAAAATGGGGATCCAAAAGAGTTGATTTATGAGTTATGGGATGATCTAGGAACAAATCCTATATTGTCATTCCATTCAATTTGCTTAATTACTtagttttacttttttttattattaaaatattttggtttAGTTAGAATTTGGCTGTTTTAATTTGGTTTGGATAGTTTTGATAGTACAAAGTTTAGGAATGGTttcatctttaaaataataaaaaatgtgtgAACTTTGGTATATTtcattggaattttaaactaatttataaatttcatcattcaaaatttgggtaaataaaataaaataaaattcaaatgaaattcacacgaAATTCAAACgtaaattaaagtgaaatttgattaaaataattaaattattataattaattttttaattatgtaattaacatttaatgacttgaaacaattatcaaattaaatatatttaattttgttaattgtcgTTGGAACatttatgatattattgttaTCAATCTATTAACAATTTagaaaatcatgtaacgtgtattttctaatgaagagaaaatgcaaagggcaatgaagaggcaatcaaggtcagttgttggataaaaaattaatattttattttattttattttatgaaaatttatcttttcaacaatataaaaccaTTTATCTCTAATCTCAAACCACTTCATctcttatattttctcactttaaaattcaaaaaatttcttCTTGTTTTTGTAAGTGTTCTTAGAGTTCCTTGATAGATCTTTTCTGTTAAAACTCAATGATAGTTCAGATACTTTATCAAGTTCGATGCGTAGTGATTTCGGTGTTAAATCACTATTAGATATGTCGTACCTTAGGAGACAACCATTTGTGATAAGCTTCAGTACAAAGGGAGATGTTgtaactgttttaagggaaatgtgatACGCaaatgcctcgaatcaacatctcaatcgatAATTTCGTTAttcgtatatttaatttaattttatttatttgtaaccttttaaatatatatatatatatatatatatatatatatattctattttttcAAGACAGGAAtactaacatattttacatGTTTATCGTTTTTGGCCACTGTGTGGTATTTTCTGGCAAGCGTCGAAGGTTGAATGATGACCCTCGAGTGGTGTCGAAATACTCCTTGTGTTACAAGGAGTTTCGTTGCGGCTTCATTTCACAGTTGGAGGACTAAAGATGAATATCTAGATGAGGCACCTACTATTGTCGCTTGAAGACCGTCTTGAGGAAGAAGATACGAACTACCCATGGTCCGCGCCTGTATCTACGACCAGCGCCTTGGTCCGTTACCAACTACCCTAAACCGCCTCCTTCCCCGCGATCTAAGCCCATGACTGAAACACACCTGCTCTCCCATAGCTTTTGTTTCCTCTTTgattttatctttcttattttgcatttaaattccttataaaatcaaaaaaaaaaaaatagtatagaataatatttttaaacaaaattaaaatttttttttattcaattaggtCCTCTTTGGCTCGTTTTTATAGATTTGTCTCCCTTTTTTAGGTCCATAATTAGactttaaaaatttcaaaacaaattgaaGGTTggtttatttataatcataagttatttatttattgtaataattcATGACTAGTTAGGACTTGACAAAATAATGGGTTCAAAAgtgtaaaaatatttctaacaaATTAGAAATATATCTAAAGTAGAGATAGTCTATTTTGACGGGAACATGAGACATAGAGTCAATGTCTTTTTTATGTGTAATCAAGCATCGAACCCATTCGGAATATCTTTTCCGAAGGTGTTTAAAACGCCAAAACTTTTATTTTCCTAACTTTGTGAGAAAATTAGTGGCGactattttttttcaaagtcccaatttattaattaatttattatttctaagAATTTCGAaaagatttatgttttatttatttatttgaaatgggTCCGTATACGCTTTTTTATTGGTCCCGCTCTTCTTTCTCAAAGcgaaatacattttttttaggaaaacgACTTATTTGCCACTTTAATAAAACCccaaaagtgaaaaaaaaaacgacATGAGTTCGTTTGTATCAATCTAGACAATCCCTATATTTGACACTTAAATAGATGAATCAATCCATAAGaacaaatgaataaacaaacattacaaacactttaaaaaattaaagcgCCTTACACAAATCTAATTTTGTGTGACTTCTTTGAACTTGATTTCTCATTCCCGGCATAGTTCCCAATTCCTCGGTGTGATTGGAATATG from Impatiens glandulifera chromosome 5, dImpGla2.1, whole genome shotgun sequence includes:
- the LOC124938940 gene encoding uncharacterized protein LOC124938940 — its product is MASSSKFSMILLLSCSIFLQGIMGEIICETLPVDVCAFSVASSGKRCLLENFKNGDGQMEFQCSSSEVVVPMMAEHIETQSCIAACGVDRKTVGISSDSLLEPQFTSMLCSKDCFYNCPNIVDLYFNLAAGEGNYYRVFLPDLCEKQRTHPHRAMLELSSSSAGQVAIESAPGPASASAFGLDVATAPAFAPTPRFF
- the LOC124940354 gene encoding uncharacterized protein LOC124940354, which produces MVSSNKLSMVLLLSIFLQEIMGEMTCENLPVDVCAFSVASSGKRCLLENFKNGDGQMEFQCSSSEVVVPMMADHIESQSCIAACGVDRKTVGISSDALLEPQFTSMLCSKDCFFYCPNIVDLYFNLAAGEGVFLPDLCEKQRTNPHRAMLELSSSSAGQVAIESAPGPASVSAFDLSIASAPAFAPAPARHSF